ATTATAGTTATTTTTCAATCTTATATGTTTTCCTTATTTTGGGCTTGTCAAAACCGGCTCTGGGTACTCATAAACCCTGATCGTCAGTTGATAATCAGGGTTTTATCTTTTCATAAAGTGTACTATTTAACCTATTTCCTGAAAATAACGGAAATGTATTCCTTTGCTTTCCCATATTATATAAATTATCCACTTCTACTCAAGTTTAATCATATCTGCTATTTGTAAGAAATAGTCATTCGACCAAATATCTAATTCATCAGGATATTTTATAAACCGCAGCACATCTCTTTTTACAGCATCAATATCCGTATTGGCGAGCCGTTCTTTTAATTTTTCAATAAATTGTTCTTTATTCATTTCAAATCCGTCAAACTGCCGTATCCGCTCTTGCAAGTGCTCGAAATTGAGTTTCGTTCCATTTCTCACATACCACTCAAAGTCATACCAATCCCGCCCTTTTACCCTCGATTTCCAATTACGGAACACAAGAGCATGCATCTTTCCCGCAAATAAATCAGGCAATACAAAACAACGTGTCATAAACGAAAAAGGAAGCAGCAGCAACTTTTGTTCGGTATCGAAATTCATAGGTGGGTCAATATCCACTTCAATTTTTATTTTGATGGATTTTTCAGTTTGAAATTTCAAATCATAAATTGCCGTATTTTCTTTCAAAAACGCCGACTCGACCAGTCCTAATGTCCTTTTTTCTTTCTTCGAGATCGTAACATCTTTTCCGGCGGCACTAAATTCATGAATGATTGCCGGAAAATACTCTTCGAGATCAAAATCGACATCGGGAGCTATTAAGGAAAAATCCAGATCTTCGGAAAATCGCTTCAAACCATAAAAAATGCGTAAACAGGTTCCGCCATAGAATGCAGCTTTATTGAAAAAACCACCCCTGTAAAGTCCAGCAAGAGCGATTTCCTGCATGACTTCATAAGTGGCATTTCTCAGGTCGCTTTCTTTTTTTATCTCATAACGAGCCAACATTTGGTCGAATATGTTCATTTCTTCAATAGTTTTAAAATGTTTTGAATGTCTGTTTTCTTTTTACTTACGGCCAAACATTGCTCAAATATATCCGGATCCATTTTATAAAATTCAACCATGTCGAACCGTATATCTTCTTCTAAATAGGTTTGCATGGACTTGACAAACCGTAGCCGGAGTTTGGGGGTATAAGCAATCAAATCGCACAACGCTTTTTCGGGAGATGCAATCAAATAAGCATAATCTTCTTCTACAACTTGACGAATGCCGATAGAATAGTAATCGGCCGGGCAATGAATGTATTCAAAACGTCCAATGTTATTTTCGTAATTTTTTGTCAGTTTTAATGTCATAGAAACCATAGCGTGCACACTCTCAGGTATCAACCCATAATAACGAAGCGCGGTTTCCATTGATACGTAAGATGGCCCATAGAGGTGATTGGCAATCAACTCCTCTGACAATGGTTTACCTGATACAGACGGGGAAACAACATACATTCCCCGTTTTAAGCGAATAATAGTTCCCTGCTTTTCGAGTTCCAGTACCTTTTGACGTGGTGACTTATAATCTTTTAAGTTGGATGCCAGAACACTAAAGTCAAAAGGAATAATGCCCAATTGAGAAATAAACTTCATAACTATTCAATGTATTTCGAACAAAAATAGTCATTTATTTTATAGTTAAGCTGTTTTTTTCTTGTTTTCTATTAAAAAAATGACGTTTATTCGTTTAATCAGGAAACTTAACCGGTTCCCTTTCATGTCTTCAACTGTTTGTCTATATCTATTGGATACTTTATTAAACACTCTTTTCCACTGTTTCTGCCTATATTTTCCCTTTTATCCTTATTTTTTGCAATACATCACTTCAGGAATTATGATATGGAATCAATCTTCACCCGCTTGCAACGTTTCATCAATGAATTTACTTCATCACGGTTGAAAAAATCAACCGACCTTTTTGAGTTGAAATCCGAATATTGGGATGATGAGATCCTACACACGCATATCCGTGAAGAAATTTATAAGGCATCATGTGAACTGGTAGCGTTACATGAAAAAGCCCCCATGCTTCACGTCATTACCAATTTCCCCGACTTGAAGAATGTCCTCTGGGAAAGCACCTTTATCGAATCCATTTCTCCCGATGAAAGGAAAAAGTACCACAATTCCGAAAATATCAGTTTAAGCCATGACAGGCTGAATGACGATCCCGAAATATATGACAGGCAGTTACCCTATTTCTCCGGTATCATCTCATCCATCTATCTTACTGAATATATCGCATTCCTTCAATCCAAGTTACCCGAAGAAATAACGGCAGACGTTCCAAAGGAAGAAAAATCCACTTTTGAACACCAACTCAATCCGGCACAAATCGAATTATTGGCCGAATGCCTTAACGATGTACGTATGTTTCCCGAGAATATCACAAGCCAGACACTTGAAAATATATTTGCCTGTAACCTTTCACAACCATTAAAGGCACGCAATAACCGCCTGCTGGCCTATTTCTTCTCGGCATTGGACGACCGCAGCCTGATCACACGCAACTGGCAATCGGTTATAGATAAAAACAGCCTTTTCCTTTCATCGGGAAAGAGCAGACCACTCAAACAGTCCGATCTATCCACGGCAAATTCCGAAATCAAGATCACACCGCCCATCGGTTCGGAAACCATTGACAAATACCTAAAACAACTGAAAGAACATTGAGAATAGGTTGATATGTTAGTCGGGTGTTTCGTTTTAACCAACTTAAAAATAGTTGTTGAAAAAATCAGTTGATTGATTCAGGTTAGTATACATATCTTTGTACCTCCTGTTGTGCTGGTATCTAATCAGCCCGACACATTCCGGCCGAACGTTTAGCTTGCGAAGAATATCAATGGCAGCATTCAAGGCGACACGGTACATCCATGTGGAAAAAGCCGATTGCCCTTTAAAATTAGGAAAGGCTTTCCATAACCGGATGAGTATTTCCTGATAATAATCTTCTTTGTAGGAACTACCGTAAAAATAGACATTACAGATTTTCCATAATATTCCATGATGTGTATTAATCAATTCGATAAACTCTTTTTCCATGTCCTGACTCTTTTTAAATGGTTAGTCGGATAACTTGGCCAAAATATTACAAGGCACTTCTGAAATTTATAGATTATGTAATTACAATATACATCTATACCATATTCTTGCGTGTTTAGATTGATGTTTATTTCCGGTATACGCCATTTTGCATCATTTCTAATTCGTCACCAGTTTGGTGATGAATCATAGAGTCCTGATTTCATGATATTTGTGAATTTCCACCGGCTTGGTGGAAATTTCGCCATAGAAAATAATGTTTTTTTATTAAATCAGTCCGGCTCCCAAAGCCAATGATACAATGATCAGCATGATCGCAATAGTTACCTGCAAAAACTTCAATGTGATTTTTTTCAAAAGCTTGTTTCCGATATATGCCCCGGCGATTCCCGCAAGTGTGGCGCTAATAACCAAAGGCAGATTGTCAACCAATCCCGATTGGGTAAATCGTGTAGCATATACACTCAGGCGGGTAAAATCGACAAAAGTCGACACAACAACGGCAGTCGCAACAAATGCTTCTTTGGAGAGGCCCGCTTTAATAAGGAAAGCGCTGCGCAAAGCTCCTTGATTCCCCGATAGTCCGCCAAAGAATCCGCTCAAAGCCCCGCCGATGGGAAGTTTGTCTTTCCCAAACTGTAATTTTCCGAAATAAGGTATTAAATCAAGACTTGCAAAAATAATAAGCAAAACGGAAATGATGAATTTTACAGGATAGACCTCGATTATCTTTCCAAAAGCCTCGTAAATGAAAAGAGGTTTCAGGTCGGAAATATTCAACAGCAACCAGGCTCCGATAAAAGCACCTATTATGGCGGGAATACCGAAACGGAGCAATACTTCCTTATTGGCATGCTTGCCGACAAGTAACAACTTAAAGATATTATTGAAGAAATGGACTATTCCTGTAAGGGCTATAGCCAGATCGACAGGGAAAAAAACCATAAAAACGGGTGTAAGGATTGTTCCAAGCCCGAAACCCGAAAAGAAAGTAAGGATGGCGACAAGAAATGCGCATAATGAGATAATAATAATTTCCATGATTTTAATGGGAAGTTGTCATATTCTCTTTTTCAAACTCCAATAACTTCTTTTTTCTCCACATTCCGCCGCCATATCCCGTGAGTGTACCATCAGCACCGATAACCCTATGGCAAGGCAGAATGATAGAGATTTTATTTTTACCGTTGGCATTGGCAACAGCCCTTACGGCAGAAGGTTTCCCTAAAGCTTCTGCTTGTTTTCCATAGGTGGTCGTACAACCATACGGTATCTGTAACAAGCTAAGCCACACTTTCTTTTGAAATTCCGTACCTGCCAAGTCCAGCGGGATATTGAAATCTTTTCGCTCTCCCCTGAAATACTCATTTAATTGCTCTCGAAGCGTGTCAAAATGAGGATTGTCGCCCTGTATAAGCGGAGCATTGAATTCCTCTCCCAATTGTCTTAATTCCAAATCTATCAATTTATAGTCGGCAAACTCAAACATGCAGATACCTTTCTCAGTCGCGGCGGCAATCATCAGTCCCAAATCGGTTTCAACATGTGTTACGTTGATTACACGCTTGTCTTTACTTTTTTGCGGAGAAGTACCGATAATATTTTTGAACATACTGTTGAACCCGCTCAAAGAATCATAACCCGAATCAAAGGCAACGTCCGTTACATTCTGGTCGGATTGGATACGTTGGAAGGCACTGTTCGCCCGGTACATTCTTTGGTAGGCATGGAATGTCTGCTTGTAGTTTTTCAAAAACCACCGGCGTACCTGATTTGGCTCTAATCCCATTTCCTGCAAATCGGCATCCTTTATTTTAACCGTAGGATTTTCTTCCATGTATTTCAATAATTGTTTAATGCCGTCAGGCGGATTTCCCAATTTTTCCAACGGTTTACAGACTTTACAAGGTCTGTAACCGCTAAGCATGGCTTCTTTTGCAGAAGGGAAGAACTCTACGTTTTCTATTTTAGGCCTGGCAGGACAAGTGGGTCGGCAGAATATACCTGTTGTTTTTACTCCGACAATGAATACGCCCTCAAAAGAACTATCCCTTTCAAGGAATGCTTTATAGAACACTTCTTTTTCCATTTCCATCTTTTTATATCAGATTAATCGTTTGAATCGCGGGAAACTCCCTGTCTATTCTTAAATGTACAATTTCTTTTTCCCCATACTGGAAATAAGCAGCCATATTTTGTTTGATTGCAAATTCGAACTGTAAAGTTACGATTCTGCCATTCCAAATACAACCGAAAAATTGACAACCTCGTTTATTTAGCTTTTTTTGGAGGGGGGCAATTGTCCGACAGTAAATAAAAAAAGATTGCCCGGTTAGGGACAATCTATATAACTTCATCGAACTTGATCAACCTTACTTGGCAGCTTCGATCGATGCTTTACGGAAAGCTTTCAGTTGTTTTTCCAATTCTAACGAAGCTTTACGTGCACGGGCACCAGCAGCTTTGTTGTTGTTCTCCGTTTGAAGTTTTGCATTTTCCTGGAACAACGCAATTTGTTCGTTGATGCTTGTCAATAATGTTTGCATAATTCTTTATTTATTTTTTATAAAATTCCCCGCAAAGGTAATTGATCAAAGCTTTTCTCAAAAATTATCAGGACTTTTATTTGATTTTCTTGTGAAAATTTCCTCCTTTATCTCGTTTCAACGCTTAAAGTTCGGCTGTAAACATGCCATAAGGAGATTATATAGATCGTTATTTTTCCAAAAAATCTCTGTTTTTTATATATTTTTGCAGGGCATAAAGATACGCATCGAAAAAGTTCAACGAGTAGGCTTCTCTTTCGGCTTCCTTTTTATTTGCTATTCTGTTTCGAACTACATTCACTCTATTGTTTTTTATTTTATGCTCAAATTGCAAGTTTCTACAGCTGCGTTTGCCGATACAAAACCGTATTTTCATATTTTTGACGGATTACGTGGAGTAACCGCAATTATGGTTGTATGTTTCCATATATTTGAAGCTTTTGCTACTAGTCATATCGACCAGAGGATCAATCATGGCTGTCAATTTTTTCTTTATCCTCGCGGGATTTGTGGCAGGCTATGCTTATGACGACCGCTGGGGAAAAATGACAACAAAAGAGTTCCTCAAAACGTAGATTTATACGTCTCCATCCAATGGTTGTGATGGGGGGGCAATCATAGGCGCCATTATGGTTGCTTTATATGGGATGTATCCACGGTCACTATCGGAGCCCTATTGATTGCCAAACTCTTAAACGCATTATTAATTCCGGCAACACCTGGGATTGAAGTTCGAGGAATAGGTGAAATGTTCCCCTTGAATGGCCCGAGTTGGTCTTTGTTCTTCGAATATATTGGTAATATTCTCTATGCCCTATTCATCCGTAAGTTCTCTACTACAGTTCTTACAGTGTTAGTTCTCCTGGCCGGAGACGGACTGGCAGCATTATCCTGGCTTATATCACTCTAAAGTTTTTTGATATACCTGTAAGAAGATATATCACAAACAAGTTCCTAAAATTGAAAGGCTAATATTCAAAGAAATAATGACTCCCATGTTTGATTGATTAGCGGAATAAATAATTATGTTCATTCCTTTTAAATCGATATCGACGTCTCGGGACTGGAATGGGATCTTGTACAGATATCTCCCATCTCAGTAAGTTCTCTACCATTTCATCTTTAATACTCTTATAAGACTGACTCCCGAAGAGATTATCCAGTAGTTCGGATGGATCATCTTTCAGGTTATAAAGCTGACCATTTCCATCCATATCATATACCAATTTCCAATCACCTTTGCGAAGCATACGTATGGTACCACTTTGTGTCCATGTGTTCAGTTCGTCAAAAAATAATCCTTTTTTACCGACAGCACCTTCTTCCTGATAGTCGGTAGTGTCATCCCGGGTATAATACATTCCACCAAATCCATCCTGAACCATCACGCTCTCAAACTCTTTTTCGGGGTAGTCTTTTCCCTGCAACAGTGGCCATAAGCTACGTCCTTGTACGCCCATCGGAATATCGGCACCCATCACTTCACAAATCGTGGGAAAAATATCGATGATACTCACATGTCCGTCATGTGGCACTGCCGAGGCCTTTATTCCCGGACCAACCCATTGCATGGGGATACGGGCAATAGCATCATCCAGCCCTACCCCTTTCTTCATCAGACCATACTCTCCCACATAATCGCCGTGGTCGGCAAGAAACAGGATAATCGTATTATCATACACCCCTTTCTCTTTCAACTCGCCTATAAAACGGGCCAGTTGGTCGTCTATCATCCGCAACATCCCATGGTAGATGGAACGCAGCCGCTGCAAGTTCTCCTGATAACCGACATGCCCTTGCGCCATCATCTCCGAAAGCAGGAGATATTCTTCCCCTTTTATCTTCATATCGTCCGCACTGCTCCGCATCAGAGGCAATGATTCAGGT
This window of the Proteiniphilum saccharofermentans genome carries:
- a CDS encoding nucleotidyl transferase AbiEii/AbiGii toxin family protein; this encodes MNIFDQMLARYEIKKESDLRNATYEVMQEIALAGLYRGGFFNKAAFYGGTCLRIFYGLKRFSEDLDFSLIAPDVDFDLEEYFPAIIHEFSAAGKDVTISKKEKRTLGLVESAFLKENTAIYDLKFQTEKSIKIKIEVDIDPPMNFDTEQKLLLLPFSFMTRCFVLPDLFAGKMHALVFRNWKSRVKGRDWYDFEWYVRNGTKLNFEHLQERIRQFDGFEMNKEQFIEKLKERLANTDIDAVKRDVLRFIKYPDELDIWSNDYFLQIADMIKLE
- a CDS encoding type IV toxin-antitoxin system AbiEi family antitoxin domain-containing protein; this encodes MKFISQLGIIPFDFSVLASNLKDYKSPRQKVLELEKQGTIIRLKRGMYVVSPSVSGKPLSEELIANHLYGPSYVSMETALRYYGLIPESVHAMVSMTLKLTKNYENNIGRFEYIHCPADYYSIGIRQVVEEDYAYLIASPEKALCDLIAYTPKLRLRFVKSMQTYLEEDIRFDMVEFYKMDPDIFEQCLAVSKKKTDIQNILKLLKK
- a CDS encoding RNA polymerase sigma factor; translated protein: MEKEFIELINTHHGILWKICNVYFYGSSYKEDYYQEILIRLWKAFPNFKGQSAFSTWMYRVALNAAIDILRKLNVRPECVGLIRYQHNRRYKDMYTNLNQSTDFFNNYF
- a CDS encoding sulfite exporter TauE/SafE family protein, whose translation is MEIIIISLCAFLVAILTFFSGFGLGTILTPVFMVFFPVDLAIALTGIVHFFNNIFKLLLVGKHANKEVLLRFGIPAIIGAFIGAWLLLNISDLKPLFIYEAFGKIIEVYPVKFIISVLLIIFASLDLIPYFGKLQFGKDKLPIGGALSGFFGGLSGNQGALRSAFLIKAGLSKEAFVATAVVVSTFVDFTRLSVYATRFTQSGLVDNLPLVISATLAGIAGAYIGNKLLKKITLKFLQVTIAIMLIIVSLALGAGLI
- a CDS encoding bifunctional transcriptional activator/DNA repair enzyme AdaA, which codes for MEKEVFYKAFLERDSSFEGVFIVGVKTTGIFCRPTCPARPKIENVEFFPSAKEAMLSGYRPCKVCKPLEKLGNPPDGIKQLLKYMEENPTVKIKDADLQEMGLEPNQVRRWFLKNYKQTFHAYQRMYRANSAFQRIQSDQNVTDVAFDSGYDSLSGFNSMFKNIIGTSPQKSKDKRVINVTHVETDLGLMIAAATEKGICMFEFADYKLIDLELRQLGEEFNAPLIQGDNPHFDTLREQLNEYFRGERKDFNIPLDLAGTEFQKKVWLSLLQIPYGCTTTYGKQAEALGKPSAVRAVANANGKNKISIILPCHRVIGADGTLTGYGGGMWRKKKLLEFEKENMTTSH
- a CDS encoding histone H1; translation: MQTLLTSINEQIALFQENAKLQTENNNKAAGARARKASLELEKQLKAFRKASIEAAK
- a CDS encoding sulfatase family protein produces the protein MTDKFDRKTFAGISVSIFVLFPVIGQEILQNPNVIIIMADQLRVDLMRREGYPLNTMPFVDSLAGQGTWFNRAYTAAPASGPARVSMLTGRFPSATHVRSNHNLRDAFYTKDLFDVAREQGYVTALIGKNHSHLSPDRVDYWSPYNHDGQDSENKSEIGKAFDEYLKTLDMYADMKPAPYGIEGQLPYRMVDDATQWIGSLSDKPFLIWFSIAEPHNPYQTCEPYYSMFPPESLPLMRSSADDMKIKGEEYLLLSEMMAQGHVGYQENLQRLRSIYHGMLRMIDDQLARFIGELKEKGVYDNTIILFLADHGDYVGEYGLMKKGVGLDDAIARIPMQWVGPGIKASAVPHDGHVSIIDIFPTICEVMGADIPMGVQGRSLWPLLQGKDYPEKEFESVMVQDGFGGMYYTRDDTTDYQEEGAVGKKGLFFDELNTWTQSGTIRMLRKGDWKLVYDMDGNGQLYNLKDDPSELLDNLFGSQSYKSIKDEMVENLLRWEISVQDPIPVPRRRYRFKRNEHNYLFR